One Dissulfuribacter thermophilus DNA window includes the following coding sequences:
- a CDS encoding dTDP-4-dehydrorhamnose 3,5-epimerase family protein: MEKNSFIDGIIDGVIVRDLKKFLDERGWLCELYRHDELYYEIHPQMAYASMTNPGITRGPHAHKEQTDIFCFIGPGNFKVVLWDNRSHSETYMTRQIIFAGQDSPKMIIVPPGVVHGYKSIGPGPGLVFNAPNKLYAGEGKRGPVDEIRYENDPNSPFKL; encoded by the coding sequence ATGGAGAAGAACAGTTTTATTGACGGAATTATAGATGGAGTAATAGTAAGAGATCTAAAAAAATTTTTAGATGAGAGGGGATGGCTCTGTGAGCTTTATAGACATGACGAGCTCTATTACGAAATTCATCCCCAGATGGCCTATGCCTCCATGACAAATCCTGGGATTACAAGGGGGCCACATGCACATAAAGAACAGACTGATATCTTTTGCTTTATAGGACCCGGAAATTTCAAGGTGGTGCTTTGGGACAATAGATCTCACTCAGAAACATACATGACCAGACAGATAATCTTTGCAGGCCAAGACTCTCCTAAGATGATAATCGTACCGCCAGGGGTGGTTCACGGTTATAAATCAATAGGCCCCGGCCCTGGCCTTGTTTTCAATGCTCCTAACAAGCTATATGCAGGTGAAGGCAAAAGAGGTCCAGTGGATGAAATTCGATATGAGAATGACCCCAATAGCCCATTTAAATTGTAG
- a CDS encoding Rho termination factor N-terminal domain-containing protein, translated as MKVIQIREKAKALKVKNYSRMRKVDLIRAVQLAEGNTDCFKRINECGQMDCLWRSDCQEDNT; from the coding sequence ATGAAGGTCATTCAGATTAGAGAAAAGGCCAAGGCTCTTAAGGTGAAAAATTATTCTCGAATGAGAAAAGTTGACCTTATTAGGGCAGTCCAGCTTGCAGAAGGTAATACTGATTGTTTTAAAAGGATCAATGAATGTGGACAAATGGATTGCCTATGGCGTAGTGACTGCCAGGAAGACAACACTTAA